One genomic window of Mucilaginibacter sp. SJ includes the following:
- a CDS encoding sodium:solute symporter family protein, translated as MKLHLLDVAIIVLYLLSTIFIGLWYRKKARENKESYMLGGKSLPWYKLGLSDASDMFDISGTMWMVSLCFVYGMKSIWIPWLWPVFNQVFLMMYLSRWLRRSNAATGAEWLATRFGKTGPGVTGSNVVVIAFALLSCFGFLAYGFIGLGKFIEIFIPWDLVKAYVPFSVAPQYVPHMYGIIFTLFAMFYSIIGGMHSIVLGDMIKYGIMTVACVWISFIAAGKLSGNHLNVPDGWYSPFFGKNLGLSWTGIINEVNNKIKEDGYSLFGLFFMMMTFKGFFAAVAGPAPNYDMQKILSTRSPEEASKMSGFVNIILLPIRYSLIVSLTILGVLFYHQMDLKDAKGAIDFERILPAVINNFLPVGLVGLLLAGLLGAFMSTFSGTMNAAQAYIVNDIYLKYINPKASTKKIITANYLVGVFVVAVGVILGFFVKDVNSVLQWIVSALYGGYIASNVLKWHWWRFNANGFFYGMLSGILSAMIFSLIIPSVQLLYWFPVLFAISLGGSVIGSYATAPTDMIVLRSFYTTVRPWGFWGPVKALVMEKDPSFVPNKNFKLNMFNVVVGTITQCCLTILPMYLILAQKTSLVVTVAMLVVTIAILKKTWWNKLKDY; from the coding sequence ATGAAGTTACACTTACTTGATGTTGCCATTATAGTTTTATACCTGCTGAGCACCATTTTTATTGGTTTATGGTACCGTAAAAAGGCCCGCGAAAATAAGGAAAGCTATATGCTGGGCGGTAAATCTTTACCCTGGTATAAACTGGGTTTAAGCGATGCCTCCGATATGTTCGACATCAGCGGCACCATGTGGATGGTAAGCCTCTGCTTTGTTTATGGCATGAAAAGCATCTGGATCCCCTGGTTGTGGCCGGTATTTAACCAGGTGTTTTTAATGATGTACCTGTCGCGCTGGCTGCGCCGCTCAAACGCGGCAACAGGTGCCGAGTGGCTGGCAACGCGCTTCGGTAAAACCGGGCCGGGGGTAACAGGGTCAAATGTGGTAGTTATCGCTTTCGCGCTGTTAAGCTGTTTTGGCTTCCTGGCTTATGGGTTTATTGGTTTGGGCAAGTTCATTGAAATATTTATCCCCTGGGATTTGGTTAAAGCTTATGTGCCTTTCAGCGTGGCGCCTCAGTATGTACCGCATATGTACGGGATCATATTTACGTTGTTTGCTATGTTTTACTCTATCATAGGCGGTATGCACAGTATTGTACTGGGCGATATGATCAAGTATGGCATCATGACGGTAGCCTGCGTATGGATCAGTTTCATAGCTGCAGGCAAACTCAGCGGCAACCACCTCAATGTGCCCGATGGCTGGTATAGCCCTTTTTTTGGTAAAAATCTGGGTCTCAGCTGGACGGGGATCATCAACGAGGTAAATAATAAGATCAAAGAAGATGGTTATTCGCTGTTCGGCCTGTTTTTTATGATGATGACTTTTAAAGGCTTCTTCGCGGCAGTGGCCGGGCCTGCACCTAATTATGATATGCAAAAGATCCTCTCCACCCGCTCGCCCGAAGAGGCCAGCAAAATGAGCGGCTTTGTAAATATCATCCTGCTGCCTATCCGTTATTCGCTCATTGTGAGTTTAACTATACTGGGCGTACTTTTTTATCATCAAATGGATTTGAAAGATGCCAAAGGAGCTATTGATTTTGAACGCATCCTGCCGGCCGTGATCAATAATTTTTTGCCGGTTGGTTTGGTTGGTTTGTTGCTGGCTGGTTTGCTTGGGGCTTTTATGAGCACCTTTAGCGGTACCATGAACGCGGCGCAGGCTTATATTGTGAATGATATTTACCTCAAATACATCAACCCAAAGGCATCTACCAAAAAAATCATCACCGCCAATTACCTGGTAGGCGTTTTTGTGGTAGCGGTAGGCGTGATACTGGGCTTTTTTGTAAAGGATGTTAATAGTGTGCTGCAATGGATAGTATCGGCACTTTATGGCGGTTATATAGCCAGTAACGTACTTAAATGGCATTGGTGGCGCTTTAATGCCAACGGCTTTTTTTACGGGATGCTTTCGGGGATTTTGTCAGCCATGATATTCTCGCTCATTATCCCTTCGGTCCAACTGTTGTACTGGTTCCCGGTGCTGTTTGCCATCTCGCTGGGAGGCTCGGTTATCGGCTCGTACGCTACGGCGCCAACGGATATGATCGTGTTGCGGTCGTTTTATACAACTGTAAGGCCATGGGGCTTTTGGGGCCCTGTTAAGGCTTTGGTAATGGAGAAAGATCCATCATTTGTACCCAACAAAAACTTTAAGCTTAACATGTTCAACGTGGTTGTGGGCACTATTACACAATGCTGCCTTACCATATTGCCCATGTACCTGATACTGGCACAAAAAACATCGCTTGTAGTTACCGTAGCTATGCTGGTGGTCACCATCGCCATACTGAAAAAAACCTGGTGGAATAAATTAAAAGACTATTGA
- a CDS encoding MlaE family ABC transporter permease, with protein sequence MDNTQSITRHTNKRFVKLKQSLSDFFLTLYRINQFIIRFFKEAFVPPFELKEVIRQCYEVGVRSFTLISVTGFIVGVIFTKQSRPSLSQFGAESWLPSLVSIAIMRALAPLVTALIASGKVGSSIGAELGSMRVTEQIDAMEVSGTKPFKYLVCTRVLATTLTIPILSTYTGFVALFGGYLNVTMNEGTTWTTFIQEVFEPLTFTDFVASLIKSIVFGFTIGIVGCYQGYNSNKGTEGVGKAANGAVITAMFLVFIEEVIIVQITGWFR encoded by the coding sequence ATGGACAATACGCAAAGCATAACCAGGCATACAAACAAAAGATTCGTGAAGCTTAAACAAAGCCTGAGCGACTTTTTTTTAACGCTTTATCGCATAAACCAGTTTATCATCCGCTTTTTTAAAGAAGCTTTTGTACCGCCTTTTGAACTTAAGGAAGTTATACGCCAGTGTTATGAAGTAGGCGTACGTTCATTTACCCTGATATCGGTTACGGGTTTTATTGTAGGGGTGATATTTACCAAGCAATCAAGGCCTTCATTATCACAATTTGGCGCCGAATCGTGGTTGCCCTCGCTGGTATCCATAGCCATTATGCGTGCGTTGGCGCCATTGGTTACCGCACTTATAGCATCCGGAAAAGTAGGCTCAAGTATAGGGGCTGAATTGGGATCGATGCGCGTTACCGAGCAGATAGACGCCATGGAAGTATCCGGCACCAAACCATTTAAATACCTGGTATGTACCCGCGTACTGGCTACCACGCTTACTATTCCAATTTTATCAACCTATACAGGCTTTGTGGCTTTATTTGGCGGGTATTTAAATGTAACCATGAACGAAGGCACCACCTGGACAACTTTTATACAGGAAGTTTTTGAGCCATTAACCTTTACCGATTTTGTGGCATCGCTTATAAAATCAATTGTATTTGGCTTTACTATTGGCATTGTAGGCTGTTACCAGGGCTACAATTCAAACAAAGGAACAGAAGGCGTAGGTAAAGCGGCAAACGGCGCGGTAATTACCGCCATGTTCCTGGTGTTTATTGAAGAAGTTATTATTGTACAGATAACCGGCTGGTTCCGCTAA
- a CDS encoding AraC family transcriptional regulator yields the protein MTTSNVMREITPLTPSDCFTIFSRVKKKFDFPLHYHDEYELNLIINAKGAKRVVGGHIEVIEEVELALIGPNLYHAWFTHQCQSEDITEVTIQFHKDLFDEKFLKRNQLSFVKSMLERSQRGISFSSETIYALKDRILQLDKKSGFDSVLELLSILHDLSISRNMKMLSDPSFTNEKFYYNSRRIEKVFEHMNINYNKQITLAEVAKIANMPEASFSRFIKKRTGKTFIDSLNEIRLGHASRMLIDSTTTVAEIAYKCGFNNISNFNRIFKRKKMCIPKEFRETYTGNRVFI from the coding sequence ATGACTACAAGTAATGTAATGCGGGAGATAACTCCACTAACGCCAAGTGATTGTTTTACTATTTTTTCGAGGGTAAAAAAGAAATTTGACTTTCCGCTTCATTATCATGACGAATACGAGCTTAATTTAATTATCAACGCCAAGGGAGCCAAAAGAGTGGTAGGTGGCCATATTGAGGTTATTGAAGAAGTAGAGCTTGCGCTGATAGGCCCAAACTTATACCATGCCTGGTTTACGCACCAATGTCAAAGCGAAGATATAACCGAGGTTACAATTCAGTTTCATAAGGATCTGTTTGATGAAAAATTTTTGAAACGTAACCAGTTAAGTTTTGTAAAAAGCATGCTGGAGCGCTCGCAAAGGGGGATCTCTTTCTCATCGGAAACCATTTACGCGCTTAAGGACAGGATTCTGCAGCTGGATAAAAAAAGCGGTTTTGACTCTGTATTGGAGCTTCTGTCCATTCTTCATGACCTGTCAATTTCCCGCAATATGAAAATGCTGTCGGATCCAAGCTTTACAAACGAGAAGTTTTACTACAACAGCCGCCGCATTGAAAAAGTGTTTGAGCACATGAATATTAACTATAACAAGCAAATCACCCTTGCCGAAGTAGCTAAAATTGCCAATATGCCCGAAGCTTCATTTAGCAGGTTTATTAAAAAGCGCACGGGCAAAACCTTTATTGACAGTTTGAACGAGATCAGGCTTGGGCATGCTTCCAGGATGCTTATTGACTCCACGACCACCGTGGCCGAAATTGCCTATAAATGCGGCTTTAACAATATCTCCAATTTCAACAGGATCTTTAAACGTAAAAAAATGTGTATCCCCAAAGAATTCAGGGAAACCTATACCGGAAACCGCGTATTTATTTAA